From Punica granatum isolate Tunisia-2019 chromosome 1, ASM765513v2, whole genome shotgun sequence:
ACCTACCATCatataataaatcataaatagCAATCCATACGAAATTATGAGATCAAAGTATAGAAGTCTAAAGCTTTTCCCATGAAAGAGAGCTCTAAATATAATTAACTTAATACGCCGAGTAGATCATAGTGATCCATACGACGACTATTCAAACCAATTAAAGTCTTCGAAATCTACCCTTGcttggcccaaaaaaaaatatgaatgtCCCAACAACGCCTACAAATTGATGGAAAACAAGGAATTTCATAACAGCTAATTTTTGCACCGTTAGTTGGGGGTGACTTTGCTAATATATTATACAAATTAATCAAAAGTTTTGTATTgcttaaacaaataaaaaccCATCATTATCTCTCCTCATAAACAATTATTTATCTCGAAGCCAAGTCCATGAGAGGGagctaattaataaaataaattatgggGAAATAATTAAtgcaaatattaataaaatggcCTCTCCATGTGAAAGGCAATTAGCCTCGGATTTTGCACGCTGGTGCCTCCTCCTTTGTTTTTGCTCTCTCGGTATGCCCTAACTTTCTGGCCAGAGTTTATAGCCGTTTGTCCTCTTTCTTGGGTTGCATATGATGCTCCTCTCATAGGGTAATtaagatttaattaattgaaccCTCTTTTGGTTTCATGTGAGTATATTAATTGTAAAATTCCTAGATTAATGGAACTCGATTAGATGCTAAGCAAAGCGGTAGACTTTAGTAACCCATGTGATCTACATAAACATCAATTTGGAATCTTTTGTCAGGCCGAGTTGACCACCCTAACGGAAGCGATTTCAAAGTTATTAGATTCCCTCGAATATGTACTTGTCGAAAGTGACTCTGTCTCACAAGGCACAACTGTCTTGGTTAACTATTCAATCTAAACTATTTGTGTCATCCGAAAAGTCTTTCCATTTATCGCTAAACATTTTTCTCTAAGCTTAACCTTGAGGATCCCTCACTAATACCGTATGTCAAGCTTAGTTACTCCTTTTCAAATGTAAGCAAGCTTTATGCATGCAGAAGGAATTAGGACTCACATGGAACGGAGATAAACGAGTTAACTTGAAAGTACGAGCTGGGGGAGGGGAAGGATGAACTGATctgaataaatttttaaatgatcTTATCTCAAAATTCTTAGAAGCCTCGTGACTGTCACTGATGCCTGGACGGAGCTGCGGGGATGTTGCCGTGGCACCGCGGCTGGCACTACCATGGAGCTCCTGCCTTGATGCTTTCAGCGGTTGTTGAAtgcaaaattaataattagttCTTTTATTTGCTACTAAACataacaaaatgaaatatattttccaaaaatGTTATCTCCAGAAATATTAATGTGAAAACAATGGTGCATGGGAGAATAGATAACCATGACTTCATTTTTACCTATTATTATCATGAACAGAATAAAAGAATAGAAACGTGTTTTAccctttttctattcattCAGTTTTTGACTAACAaaaaatatactttttttttgggtgaatgaCTAACAATATATACTTGATCTTATATAGTGATCCCGAAATCATCCCAGACTGATATATACTTCGAGTTTACTCCCTTAAGTCTCTCTTCACCTCCCAATCCAACTCCTCTTTTTTGATGCACTCTCGGCAATGTTTGGTCGAAACATGAGCCTTCCAAACGATGACGAACTCCCGCTTCTATTCCTAAAGCTCTCGGCACTCTTTGGTTTGATTTGGTGCGCATGGATTTACTTCTTTAAATACCAGAAAGGAAGCCCACCGGGCCCGGTGGGGCTCCCGCTGGTTGGATACCTCCCGTTCCTGAAACCGGAGCTGCACACGCACTTCGCATGCCTGGCCCGAACCTATGGCCCCATACTGAAGCTCATGCTCGGGAGCAAGGTGGCAATTGTCATCTCATCCCCATCAGGTGCCCGTGAAGTTCTCAAGGACCAGGACGCAACATTTGCGAACCGTGACGTGCATGTGGCGGCCGTGATCCTTACCTATGGGGGATCAGACATCGTGTCAGCCCCGTACGGGCCAAAATGGAGGATGCTGAGGAGGGTCTGCGTCCTCAAGATGCTCAGCAGGCCTACCCTCGACTCCGTCTACAGGCTGCGCAGAAGGGAGGTCCGTGAGACTGTCTGGTACTTGCGCCAGCACTCTGGGTTGCCTGTGAACGTAGGGGAGCAGCTGTTCCTTACGGTGTACAACGTGATCACTAGCATGCTGTGGGGCGGTACTGTTAAGGGAGATGAGCGGGCCAGACTGGGCGCAGAATTGAAGAATACGGTGGCAGAGCTAACTGCGCTAGTGGCGAGGCCGAACATATCCGACTTCTACCCGGGCTTAGTCCGGTTCGACTTACAAGGGATACAGAAGCGTGTGAAGGTTCTGGCTGGGCAATTTGATCGGATTTTTGATGAGGTGATAAGTCAGCGGTTGAGGATCGATAGGGATGGCACTGGGGCCGGCACGGAAGGGGGGGAATCGGAAAAGGACTTCTTGCAGTTCTTGCTGGAGCTGAAAGATGAGGAAGACGC
This genomic window contains:
- the LOC116192383 gene encoding flavonoid 3'-monooxygenase CYP75B137-like, with the protein product MFGRNMSLPNDDELPLLFLKLSALFGLIWCAWIYFFKYQKGSPPGPVGLPLVGYLPFLKPELHTHFACLARTYGPILKLMLGSKVAIVISSPSGAREVLKDQDATFANRDVHVAAVILTYGGSDIVSAPYGPKWRMLRRVCVLKMLSRPTLDSVYRLRRREVRETVWYLRQHSGLPVNVGEQLFLTVYNVITSMLWGGTVKGDERARLGAELKNTVAELTALVARPNISDFYPGLVRFDLQGIQKRVKVLAGQFDRIFDEVISQRLRIDRDGTGAGTEGGESEKDFLQFLLELKDEEDAKTPLTLVGIKALLINMIVNGTETSSNTVEFIMAEMLNKPHILRKAQQELDDVIGKDSIVEESHISKLPYLQAVMKESLRLHPPAPLLVPHCPSEDSLLGGFRVPKGSRVFVNVWAIHRDPTLWENPTEFDPDRFVNGGVDYSGNDFSYLPFGSGRRMCAGMAMAERMVMYSLTTLLHSFNWELPKGEKLDLSEQFGIVLKKKLPLIAIPTPRLSDDLALYK